The following DNA comes from Aquila chrysaetos chrysaetos chromosome 9, bAquChr1.4, whole genome shotgun sequence.
CTGGAGAACCGCTGTCCAATATGCCTGGACAGCTGGGAGGAGGCCAGCTACGTGATGCCATGCCTCCACCCGTTCTGCTACCCATGCATCCTGCGGTGGGCTGAGAGCAAGCCCGAGTGCCCCCTCTGCAAGAGGAAGGTCACCTCCATCTTGCACTCGGTGCAGGCGGACAACAACTTCAAGGAGCACGTTCTCACACCATCTGCAGTACCATCAGTTGTCATCCACGTGACAGGAGGTGCTCCTGGCCGTccagctgcagcatcccagccATCAGTGCTCATCACTGCACAGCCGCTGCCCAGGGCTCCTGTGGGCGGCCTCCATCCCCACGTCTGGGCGTTCCTCTTCCGAGAGGACCCAGCTCTGCTCCGGCCCGTGATGCTCTGGCTGCGACAGGAGCTGTGGCTGTTCTTCGAAGGTGGCCGCtgggaaacagcagcagtgcagaggcTCGTCCTGTCCAGCCTGCACCTCTTCGGCCTGGACGAGGAAACCCTGTTCCAGCTGCTGCGGGGGGCCCTGGGCAGGTACACAAGGACCTTCGTGCGCCAGCTGATCGACACCATCGTGGAGCGGTGCGGCGGGGAGGCACGACACCGTATGGGCCTGGAGGATGCCCGTGCTGCTGAGGAGTGGGAGGGCAGCTCtgcggctgcccccagccccgctgcctcccaAAGGGGgcctcctgcccccagcccagccctctcCAGCAGCCCTGACACATCTGAGGCAGAAGAGCTCCCCAGCACCTCGTCGGCTGCCCTTCGTGGGGGTCC
Coding sequences within:
- the LOC115345887 gene encoding E3 ubiquitin-protein ligase Topors-like, which codes for MATELENRCPICLDSWEEASYVMPCLHPFCYPCILRWAESKPECPLCKRKVTSILHSVQADNNFKEHVLTPSAVPSVVIHVTGGAPGRPAAASQPSVLITAQPLPRAPVGGLHPHVWAFLFREDPALLRPVMLWLRQELWLFFEGGRWETAAVQRLVLSSLHLFGLDEETLFQLLRGALGRYTRTFVRQLIDTIVERCGGEARHRMGLEDARAAEEWEGSSAAAPSPAASQRGPPAPSPALSSSPDTSEAEELPSTSSAALRGGPGSPPSAPVPTHREQGEPQEDPGEAVPGPSTPSWGSEHSPGGPRRAPKRRAGSPQATSPPDKRPPHRQR